In Scatophagus argus isolate fScaArg1 chromosome 3, fScaArg1.pri, whole genome shotgun sequence, one genomic interval encodes:
- the LOC124056836 gene encoding blue-sensitive opsin-like produces the protein MKHGRNMELPEDFWIPIPLDTDNITSLSPFLVPQDHLSNSGTFYAMAVYMFFIFTVGTAINVLTIACTIQYKKLRSHLNYILVNLAVANLLVSCVGSFTAMCNFSTRYFVFGPLACKIEGFMVTLGGMVSLWSLAVVAFERWLVICKPLGTFIFKPDHALACCAFTWVIALIASGPPLVGWSRYIPEGLQCSCGPDWYTTNNKYNNESYVMFLFCFCFAVPLTVIIFCYAQLLITLKMAAKAQAESASTQKAEREVTRMVVVMVLGFLVCWLPYTTFALWVVNNRGQPFDLRFASVPSVFSKSSAVYNPVIYVLLNKQFRSCMMKMLGMGGGEDEESSTQSVTEVSKVGPA, from the exons ATGAAGCACGGCCGTAATATGGAGCTTCCGGAGGATTTCTGGATCCCCATCCCTCTGGATACCGACAACATAACATCTCTCAGCCCCTTCCTGGTCCCCCAGGACCATCTATCAAACTCAGGCACCTTCTATGCAATGGCTGTATacatgttttttatatttactgtGGGTACTGCCATCAATGTCCTTACAATTGCATGCACCATCCAGTACAAGAAGCTCCGGTCCCACCTCAACTACATCCTGGTGAACTTGGCCGTGGCAAACCTTCTCGTGTCCTGTGTGGGTTCCTTCACTGCCATGTGCAATTTTTCAACCAGATATTTTGTCTTTGGACCTCTGGCATGCAAGATTGAAGGTTTCATGGTTACACTTGGCG GCATGGTTAGCCTGTGGTCTCTAGCTGTGGTAGCTTTTGAAAGATGGCTGGTCATCTGCAAGCCACTTGGTACCTTTATTTTCAAGCCTGACCACGCTTTAGCTTGCTGTGCATTCACCTGGGTGATTGCATTGATTGCCTCAGGTCCTCCACTTGTAGGATGGAGCAG GTACATCCCAGAAGGCCTGCAGTGCTCCTGTGGTCCAGATTGGTAcaccacaaacaacaaatacaacaatgaATCTTATGTTATGTTccttttctgcttctgctttgcTGTTCCCCTTACAGTCATTATCTTCTGCTATGCTCAGCTCCTCATTACGTTGAAAATG GCAGCAAAGGCCCAGGCTGAGTCTGCCTCCACccagaaagcagagagggaggtgaCCAGGATGGTGGTCGTCATGGTGCTGGGCTTCCTGGTGTGCTGGTTGCCTTACACCACTTTTGCTCTTTGGGTTGTGAATAACCGTGGGCAACCATTCGACCTGAGATTTGCTTCAGTACCATCCGTCTTTTCTAAGTCCTCTGCCGTCTACAACCCAGTTATTTATGTTCTCCTCAACAAACAG TTCCGTTCTTGCATGATGAAGATGCTGGGGATGGGtggaggtgaggatgaagagtCGTCGACCCAGTCAGTGACCGAAGTCTCCAAAGTCGGGCCTGCTTAG
- the LOC124056840 gene encoding blue-sensitive opsin-like translates to MRGNREMELPEDFWIPISLDTNNITSLSPFLVPQDHLGNSSIFYAMAAFMFFLFVVGTAINALTVACTIQYKKLRSHLNYILVNLAVANLLVSCVGSSTACCSFAFRYFVFGPLACKIEGFVATLGGMVSLWSLAVVAFERWLVICKPLGNFIFKPDHALACCAFTWVIALIASIPPLVGWSRYIPEGLQCSCGPDWYTTDNKYNNESYVMFLFGFCFAVPLITIIFCYTQLLVTLKMAAKAQAESASTQKAEREVTRMVVVMVLGFLVCWLPYASFALWVVNNRGQPFDLRMATIPSCFSKASTVYNPVIYILLNKQFRSCMMKMLGMGDGEEESSTTQSVTEVSKVGPA, encoded by the exons ATGAGGGGAAATCGTGAAATGGAGCTGCCAGAGGACTTCTGGATACCCATCTCTCTGGACACCAATAACATCACGTCACTCAGTCCCTTCCTGGTTCCTCAGGACCACTTGGGCAACTCCAGCATTTTCTATGCCATGGCAGCATTTATGTTCTTTTTATTCGTTGTTGGCACTGCCATTAACGCCCTCACGGTTGCATGCACCATCCAGTACAAGAAGCTTCGTTCCCACCTCAACTACATCCTGGTGAACTTGGCTGTGGCAAACCTTCTCGTGTCCTGTGTGGGCTCCTCTACTGCCTGCTGCTCCTTTGCATTCAGATATTTTGTCTTTGGACCTCTGGCATGCAAGATTGAAGGCTTTGTGGCCACACTTGGTG GCATGGTTAGCCTGTGGTCTCTAGCTGTGGTAGCTTTTGAGAGATGGCTGGTCATCTGCAAGCCACTTGGTAACTTTATTTTCAAGCCCGACCACGCTTTAGCTTGCTGTGCATTCACCTGGGTGATTGCATTGATTGCCTCAATTCCTCCACTCGTAGGATGGAGCAG GTACATCCCAGAAGGCCTGCAGTGCTCCTGTGGTCCAGACTGGTACACCACagacaacaaatacaacaatgaATCTTATGTTATGTTCCTTTTTGGCTTCTGCTTTGCTGTTCCCCTCATCACCATTATCTTCTGCTACACCCAGCTCCTCGTTACCTTGAAAATg GCAGCAAAGGCCCAGGCTGAGTCTGCCTCCACccagaaagcagagagggaggtgaCCAGGATGGTGGTCGTCATGGTGCTGGGCTTCCTGGTGTGCTGGTTGCCTTACGCCTCTTTTGCTCTTTGGGTTGTGAATAACCGTGGGCAACCATTCGACCTGAGAATGGCGACCATACCCTCCTGCTTCTCGAAGGCCTCCACAGTGTACAACCCTGTTATCTACATTCTCCTCAACAAACAG